A single genomic interval of Agarivorans aestuarii harbors:
- a CDS encoding DUF5329 domain-containing protein, with the protein MFSQLIYAESNTSTNWPKQQQRIEALLQAIEQADLTFIRNGSEHNAKQAGEHLRMKLKRAQNSWFAPDKETWTAEMFIDKLASKSSFSGKPYQIRFTDGQQVDSSLWLYQQLASYDQQQGAQ; encoded by the coding sequence ATGTTTAGTCAACTTATCTATGCAGAATCAAACACTAGCACTAATTGGCCAAAACAACAGCAACGCATTGAAGCCCTATTGCAAGCTATTGAACAAGCTGACCTCACCTTTATTCGCAATGGTTCCGAACATAATGCTAAGCAAGCTGGTGAGCACTTAAGAATGAAGTTAAAGCGAGCGCAAAACAGCTGGTTTGCTCCAGACAAAGAAACTTGGACCGCTGAAATGTTCATCGACAAGCTGGCCAGTAAGTCTTCCTTTAGTGGCAAACCCTACCAAATTCGTTTTACTGACGGCCAGCAAGTAGATTCTTCGCTTTGGCTTTATCAGCAACTCGCCAGCTACGATCAACAGCAGGGAGCGCAATGA
- a CDS encoding IS3 family transposase (programmed frameshift) — protein MTTPINSSRKRTQRDYTLVFKLGVVERVEKGEMTYKQAQARFGIQGRSTVLVWLRKHGRLDWSKPFQHPLMPNSKETPAETIKRLERELAEEKLRNQILNGMVDIMDNEYGAGLRKKLLIRHIWQAKTDSEINLAAACRAAGISRQSIYQAVARIENRRATLSVIKDWVQYWRKYMPRLGVRKLYVLIKPKLLEHDIKLGRDGLFAYLRREGLLVKPKRSFTKTTFSKHWMKKHPNLLKEEGLHDAEHVLVSDMTYLESDQGVHYLSLVTDAASRKIVGHHLSDDMKADSVVKALKMAVKDKRYIANAVHHSDRGSQYCSAAYQDELLINQIRPSMTDGNDCYQNALAERINGILKQEFLLYRCKTLKEMKILVKESIAIYNAMRPHLSLNMETPNQVHNRKGKLLELA, from the exons ATGACAACACCCATTAACTCAAGCCGTAAGCGCACACAACGAGATTACACCTTGGTCTTTAAATTAGGTGTCGTAGAGCGCGTCGAAAAAGGCGAAATGACTTACAAACAAGCTCAAGCCCGATTTGGCATTCAGGGGCGTTCAACAGTACTGGTTTGGCTCAGAAAACATGGTAGGCTTGATTGGTCAAAACCATTTCAGCATCCCCTTATGCCTAATTCAAAAGAAACACCAGCCGAAACAATCAAGCGCCTTGAGCGTGAGTTAGCCGAAGAGAAGCTACGTAACCAAATCCTCAATGGTATGGTCGATATCATGGACAATGAATACGGAGCGGGCCTTAGAAAAAAGT TACTTATCCGGCACATCTGGCAAGCGAAAACCGACAGCGAAATAAACCTAGCTGCTGCATGTCGCGCGGCGGGTATTTCACGGCAATCTATTTATCAGGCGGTCGCCCGAATAGAAAACCGTAGAGCGACGTTATCGGTCATCAAAGACTGGGTACAGTACTGGCGTAAATATATGCCGCGATTGGGTGTACGCAAGCTCTACGTGTTGATAAAGCCTAAACTCCTTGAGCACGACATTAAACTTGGACGAGATGGGCTCTTTGCCTATTTGAGACGTGAGGGTTTGCTGGTTAAACCAAAGAGAAGCTTCACCAAAACGACATTCAGCAAGCACTGGATGAAGAAACATCCTAACCTGCTGAAAGAGGAAGGATTACATGATGCAGAGCATGTACTGGTTAGCGACATGACCTATCTTGAATCAGACCAAGGTGTGCACTATCTGTCGTTGGTGACCGATGCCGCTTCTCGTAAAATAGTCGGTCATCACTTGAGTGATGACATGAAAGCTGACAGCGTAGTGAAGGCCCTGAAAATGGCGGTTAAAGATAAGCGCTATATCGCTAACGCGGTACACCACTCAGACCGAGGCTCACAATACTGCTCGGCAGCTTATCAGGATGAACTGTTGATAAACCAAATTCGACCATCGATGACAGACGGTAATGATTGCTACCAAAATGCGTTGGCGGAAAGGATAAACGGAATACTGAAGCAGGAGTTTTTACTGTACCGATGTAAAACGCTTAAAGAAATGAAGATACTTGTAAAAGAATCGATAGCGATATACAACGCTATGAGGCCGCATCTGAGTTTAAATATGGAAACGCCCAATCAGGTGCACAATAGAAAAGGCAAGCTACTGGAGCTGGCCTAA
- a CDS encoding K+/H+ antiporter subunit F codes for MLMYATLFASGLICIALALNAWRLIIGPTAPDRIIAVDTMYINSIALIILLGLYQGSVSYYESALLIALLGFVSTAAFCKYLLRGDIIE; via the coding sequence ATGTTAATGTATGCCACTCTCTTTGCCAGCGGTTTAATTTGTATCGCCTTAGCATTAAACGCCTGGCGCTTAATTATAGGGCCAACCGCGCCAGACCGAATTATTGCGGTAGATACTATGTACATCAACAGCATCGCCTTAATTATATTGTTAGGCCTCTACCAAGGTTCTGTCAGCTACTACGAGAGTGCACTGCTGATTGCACTACTAGGTTTTGTAAGCACCGCGGCGTTTTGTAAATACTTACTCCGTGGCGATATCATCGAATAG
- a CDS encoding Na+/H+ antiporter subunit C, with the protein MEVVYSVCVGFMTACGIFLMLRGHTFTLVIGLTLLSYAVNLFLFASGGLTIGAPAVLDGSGNYADPLPQALVLTAIVIGFAMTAFAVILAMRGRADLGNDHVDGEEPIDRLAREEKA; encoded by the coding sequence ATGGAAGTAGTCTACTCAGTGTGTGTCGGCTTTATGACTGCCTGTGGCATCTTTTTGATGCTACGTGGGCACACTTTTACCCTTGTTATAGGATTAACCTTGCTGTCTTACGCAGTTAACTTATTTTTGTTTGCCAGTGGCGGACTTACGATTGGCGCTCCAGCCGTATTAGATGGCAGCGGCAATTACGCTGATCCTTTGCCTCAAGCCTTGGTGTTAACCGCCATTGTTATTGGTTTTGCAATGACCGCCTTTGCGGTGATTTTAGCAATGCGAGGGCGTGCCGATTTAGGTAATGACCACGTTGACGGAGAAGAACCTATTGACCGTTTAGCGCGGGAGGAAAAAGCCTAA
- a CDS encoding monovalent cation/H+ antiporter subunit A: MHYFWVPFLPMLGIIVPLLTNKFNRSTCALATALLPALALALILFDMPAVLDGQFFTQSIAWIPQLGLNLSFRLDGLSVLFSLLILGIGLLVILYARYYLSENDHMGRFYCYLIMFMTAMLGIVMSNNMLQLWFFWELTSISSFLLIGFWSHSSDARKGARMALTITGAGGLALLGGIVLLGQVVGSYELDVVLNSGELVKQHPYYFAILALFLLGAFTKSAQFPFHFWLPHAMAAPTPVSAYLHSATMVKAGIFLLARFYPVLAGTETWFAVVSMTGLFTLLLGAYTALFKHDLKGLLAYSTISHLGLIVLLLGLNTQLAAIAAVFHIINHAIFKASLFMAAGIIDHESGSRDMRKLNGLWKYMPITATLAMVASASMAGVPLLNGFLSKEMFFAETLDQSILGSLSWLIPVLATIGGAFAVAYSLRFIHDVFFNGEPKGLTKTPHEPPRYMRVPVEILVALCLIVGIFPNFTIGPLLDSASLAVLNHPLPEFSLALWHGFNIPLLMSGLAIAGGLAIYLNRKPLFRFEGLFPALDAKLIFEGVIQRCVAWAQKANAYLESGSLQRYAFWLCFFALALTAPPLLDLETTKGSLPTTPLNGAVIVAAILLIAGSLATIIWSHYRMIALLMLSLVGLVVSITFAYFSAPDLALTQLSVEVVTVILLLLALYFFPQHTPTSKSRPSHFVRDLALASAIGCIVGSICFALLTHPLDSISDFFIANAKTGGGGTNVVNVILVDFRGFDTFGEITVLGIAALGIYKLIARMRLSMRTKDHEGRLWATDKYPVLLSVVSQSLLPLFLLVSAYIFMRGHNLPGGGFIAGLITAIALIQQYLAHGVDWMSKRVSVSYHYFIAIGLVMAAITGLGSWAFGRPFLTSWFDYFSLPWIGKFELTSALVFDLGVYLTVIGATLLILANLGKLTTKERLTVGER, from the coding sequence ATGCACTATTTTTGGGTACCGTTTTTACCCATGCTGGGAATCATTGTTCCTTTGCTAACCAACAAATTCAACCGAAGTACCTGTGCACTGGCAACTGCCTTACTCCCCGCACTTGCACTGGCCTTGATTTTGTTCGACATGCCAGCAGTACTGGATGGCCAATTTTTCACCCAAAGTATCGCTTGGATCCCACAGCTAGGGCTTAACCTATCTTTTCGCCTTGATGGCTTGTCTGTATTATTCAGCTTACTGATACTAGGCATTGGCTTGTTGGTCATTTTATATGCTCGCTACTACTTGAGCGAAAATGACCATATGGGACGCTTTTACTGCTACCTGATCATGTTTATGACTGCCATGCTCGGCATTGTTATGTCTAACAACATGTTGCAGCTATGGTTCTTCTGGGAATTAACCAGTATCAGCTCTTTTTTACTGATTGGTTTTTGGTCTCATAGCAGTGACGCAAGAAAAGGTGCTCGCATGGCGCTAACCATTACTGGCGCGGGCGGATTAGCTCTGTTGGGTGGCATAGTGCTGCTAGGCCAAGTAGTTGGCAGCTATGAGCTGGATGTGGTGTTAAACAGTGGTGAACTCGTTAAACAACATCCCTACTACTTTGCCATTCTTGCTTTGTTCTTGTTAGGCGCCTTTACTAAATCGGCCCAGTTCCCCTTCCATTTTTGGCTCCCCCACGCCATGGCAGCGCCTACTCCAGTAAGCGCTTATCTGCACTCTGCTACCATGGTTAAAGCCGGTATTTTCTTACTGGCGCGTTTTTACCCGGTACTTGCTGGCACAGAAACTTGGTTTGCTGTGGTATCAATGACCGGTTTGTTTACCTTGTTATTGGGTGCATACACCGCGCTGTTTAAGCATGATTTAAAAGGTTTGCTGGCCTACTCAACCATTAGCCACTTAGGTTTAATTGTATTGCTGTTGGGCTTAAATACTCAACTGGCGGCCATTGCAGCAGTATTCCATATTATTAACCACGCCATTTTTAAAGCCTCTTTGTTTATGGCTGCTGGGATTATTGATCATGAGTCCGGTTCACGTGATATGCGCAAACTGAACGGTTTATGGAAATACATGCCCATTACCGCCACTTTGGCGATGGTGGCCTCGGCCTCAATGGCAGGTGTGCCCTTACTTAATGGCTTTTTGTCTAAAGAAATGTTTTTTGCCGAAACTCTGGACCAAAGCATTTTAGGCTCACTGTCTTGGCTTATTCCAGTGCTCGCCACTATTGGTGGTGCCTTTGCGGTAGCTTACTCGTTACGCTTTATTCACGATGTGTTTTTCAATGGCGAACCTAAAGGCTTAACCAAAACACCGCATGAACCACCGCGTTACATGCGGGTGCCGGTCGAAATCTTGGTAGCCTTATGTTTAATTGTAGGTATCTTCCCTAACTTCACCATTGGGCCACTGCTAGACAGTGCTTCACTGGCTGTATTGAACCACCCCTTACCCGAATTTAGTTTAGCTCTTTGGCACGGTTTCAACATTCCATTGTTGATGAGTGGTTTAGCCATCGCAGGTGGCTTGGCGATTTACTTAAACCGCAAGCCACTATTTAGATTTGAAGGCTTGTTCCCCGCCCTTGATGCCAAGCTGATATTTGAAGGCGTTATTCAACGCTGTGTGGCTTGGGCGCAAAAAGCTAATGCTTATTTAGAATCGGGCTCACTGCAGCGCTACGCATTTTGGTTATGCTTTTTTGCCTTAGCCTTAACTGCACCACCACTATTAGACTTGGAAACAACCAAAGGTAGTTTACCCACTACACCACTTAATGGCGCAGTAATCGTAGCCGCTATATTGTTAATAGCTGGTTCACTGGCCACCATAATATGGAGCCACTACCGGATGATAGCGCTGCTAATGCTGTCGTTAGTGGGTTTAGTGGTATCAATTACTTTTGCTTACTTCTCGGCACCAGATCTTGCTTTAACCCAGCTGTCGGTAGAAGTGGTAACGGTGATTTTACTGCTGTTGGCTTTGTACTTCTTCCCGCAACATACTCCCACCAGCAAGAGCCGCCCCAGTCACTTTGTGCGTGACTTAGCCTTGGCTTCAGCAATTGGTTGTATCGTTGGCAGTATTTGTTTTGCTCTGCTGACTCATCCGCTCGACAGCATTTCCGATTTCTTCATTGCCAACGCTAAAACTGGCGGCGGTGGCACTAATGTCGTTAACGTTATTTTGGTAGATTTTCGTGGATTTGATACCTTCGGCGAAATTACCGTGCTCGGTATTGCAGCTTTAGGCATCTATAAACTGATTGCCCGCATGCGCCTATCGATGCGCACTAAGGATCACGAGGGTCGCTTATGGGCTACTGATAAGTACCCGGTTCTGCTTTCAGTTGTTTCACAAAGCTTACTGCCGCTATTCTTATTAGTTTCTGCCTACATATTTATGCGTGGACACAACCTACCTGGCGGTGGCTTTATTGCAGGTCTAATCACCGCTATTGCGCTGATTCAACAATATTTGGCCCACGGCGTGGATTGGATGAGTAAACGAGTTAGCGTGAGTTATCACTACTTTATTGCGATTGGTTTGGTGATGGCTGCTATTACCGGTTTAGGTAGTTGGGCCTTTGGCCGCCCATTCTTAACCTCTTGGTTTGATTACTTTTCATTACCATGGATTGGCAAGTTTGAACTTACCAGTGCCTTGGTCTTTGACCTAGGTGTTTACCTAACGGTGATCGGTGCCACCCTATTGATTTTGGCCAACTTAGGCAAACTCACCACCAAAGAACGACTCACCGTAGGAGAAAGATAA
- a CDS encoding Na+/H+ antiporter subunit G, protein MTSLLEVIVSVLLVLGATIMLIGSIGLAKLPDFFTRLHAPTKASTLGVGCILIASMVYFSVELGRLSLKEILITMFLLITAPIAAHMLAKAGLHYKVKLKANTQKQHLSEKAYLHQNPDDQ, encoded by the coding sequence ATGACCAGTTTATTAGAAGTAATTGTCAGTGTTTTACTTGTACTTGGTGCAACTATTATGTTGATTGGCTCTATTGGTTTAGCAAAATTGCCAGACTTTTTCACCCGTTTACACGCCCCCACTAAGGCGAGCACCCTCGGTGTAGGCTGCATTTTAATTGCATCGATGGTCTACTTTAGTGTTGAGCTGGGTAGATTGAGCTTGAAGGAAATATTGATCACCATGTTTCTGCTTATCACCGCGCCCATTGCTGCCCACATGTTAGCCAAAGCGGGCTTGCACTATAAAGTGAAGCTAAAAGCCAATACCCAAAAGCAACACCTAAGCGAAAAAGCCTATTTACATCAAAACCCTGATGACCAATAA
- a CDS encoding monovalent cation/H+ antiporter subunit D, with the protein MSLFDHLVIFPILIPFFVGVILLFPSLSGSLEKQRIFTISANLLMVIVAISLLIKVQQDGIQMYALGDWSAPFGIVLVADAFSALMIALSALLGLTVILYASAGEDKSGAFFHPLIMFQLMGINGAFLTGDAFNLFVFFEVLLIASYSLMIHGGGKQKIQANIHYVFLNLIGSSLFLFALGTLYGTLGTLNFADMADKIPLLSDSEQLITKSGALLLLAVFGLKAAMLPLHFWLPKAYSSTSASVAALFAIMTKVGIYSIWRVHGVMFGDQAGELANIALPWLWPIALLTIAIGAISVLASQSLRVLCSNLVIVSVGTLLVTISLNSVQASTAGIYYLVHSTIACAAMFLLAGLIQQQRGKAEDRFVTARAMPQSAKLGFVFALLAIGLIGMPPLSGFVGKALILQSVTDAKQMTWVWSLILVAGLISLIALSRAGTSLFWRTSGENTSALQGHPIQYLAIGILVGLLPLMVLFGGPLTDYAQLAAEQLNNGLSLQQLNEVAK; encoded by the coding sequence ATGAGCTTGTTTGATCATTTAGTTATTTTCCCCATTCTTATCCCATTTTTTGTAGGTGTGATATTACTGTTCCCTAGCCTTAGCGGCTCATTGGAAAAGCAACGCATTTTCACTATATCAGCCAACCTGTTAATGGTTATTGTGGCAATTTCTTTGCTAATTAAGGTTCAACAGGATGGCATTCAAATGTATGCCTTAGGCGATTGGTCGGCACCTTTTGGTATTGTGTTGGTGGCAGATGCTTTCTCAGCTTTGATGATTGCCCTAAGCGCTTTACTAGGCCTAACGGTGATTTTGTATGCCAGTGCGGGGGAAGACAAAAGTGGTGCATTCTTTCATCCACTAATCATGTTTCAGCTAATGGGCATTAACGGCGCATTTCTAACCGGTGATGCCTTCAACCTGTTTGTATTTTTTGAAGTACTGCTGATTGCGTCATACTCCTTAATGATTCATGGCGGCGGTAAACAGAAAATTCAGGCCAACATCCATTATGTGTTTTTAAACTTAATTGGCTCATCTCTATTCTTGTTTGCCTTAGGTACCTTATACGGCACCTTAGGAACGCTTAACTTTGCAGACATGGCTGACAAAATTCCGCTTTTATCAGATAGCGAGCAGCTAATTACTAAGTCGGGTGCGTTGTTATTGCTTGCAGTGTTTGGCTTAAAAGCTGCCATGCTACCACTGCACTTTTGGCTGCCAAAGGCTTACTCAAGCACAAGCGCCTCGGTGGCAGCCTTATTTGCCATTATGACCAAGGTAGGCATCTACAGTATTTGGCGAGTTCACGGAGTCATGTTTGGTGACCAAGCTGGCGAGCTGGCTAACATTGCGCTTCCATGGTTGTGGCCCATTGCCTTGTTGACTATCGCTATCGGTGCTATCTCTGTATTAGCTAGCCAAAGCCTAAGAGTGCTTTGTAGCAACTTGGTGATTGTGTCGGTGGGAACCTTATTAGTGACCATTAGCCTAAACAGTGTTCAAGCCAGCACTGCGGGGATTTACTATTTAGTACACAGTACCATTGCCTGCGCAGCGATGTTTTTACTGGCAGGGCTTATACAGCAGCAGCGAGGTAAAGCGGAAGACCGCTTCGTAACGGCCAGAGCCATGCCACAATCGGCTAAGTTAGGCTTTGTTTTTGCACTGCTAGCGATAGGTCTAATCGGCATGCCGCCCTTATCGGGCTTTGTCGGCAAAGCACTAATTTTGCAATCGGTGACTGATGCTAAACAAATGACATGGGTTTGGTCACTGATTCTAGTAGCTGGATTGATTTCACTAATAGCTCTATCACGCGCGGGAACATCATTGTTCTGGCGCACTAGTGGCGAGAATACCAGTGCCTTACAAGGACACCCGATTCAGTATCTAGCCATTGGTATTTTGGTTGGTCTACTGCCCTTAATGGTGCTATTTGGTGGCCCACTCACCGACTATGCTCAGCTAGCCGCAGAGCAACTAAATAATGGCTTAAGCTTGCAGCAACTTAATGAGGTAGCCAAATGA
- a CDS encoding DUF938 domain-containing protein — MTNKQHPPAFFNRAADNNKQAILEQLKPRLQDARRLLEIGSGTGQHAAYVAKALPHLYWQCSDQQADTAAIEYWQKQMELTEQPQPLNYQVGKDNWPFACDTVYTANTAHIMSQELVELMYLDIGKHFPPKGQLFHYGPFRLASEYSSESNREFDLMLQAQGYGGLRDIEQL; from the coding sequence ATGACCAATAAGCAGCATCCGCCAGCCTTTTTCAATCGTGCTGCCGATAACAACAAACAAGCAATACTTGAACAACTTAAACCAAGGCTGCAAGACGCTCGCCGCTTGCTTGAGATAGGTTCTGGCACGGGGCAGCACGCAGCTTATGTTGCTAAAGCCCTACCTCACCTTTATTGGCAGTGCTCAGATCAACAAGCCGATACAGCTGCCATAGAGTATTGGCAAAAGCAGATGGAGCTCACTGAGCAACCACAGCCGCTGAACTATCAAGTAGGAAAGGATAATTGGCCATTTGCCTGTGACACTGTGTACACAGCCAATACTGCCCACATAATGTCTCAAGAGCTTGTAGAGCTTATGTACTTAGATATTGGTAAGCACTTCCCCCCTAAAGGGCAACTATTTCACTATGGGCCATTTAGACTAGCTAGTGAATACAGCAGTGAGAGTAATAGAGAGTTTGATTTAATGTTGCAAGCACAAGGCTATGGTGGCTTGCGCGACATCGAGCAACTATAG
- a CDS encoding Na+/H+ antiporter subunit E, whose protein sequence is MIKTQKKFVWFPTPYHSLLLWLVWQILHEFSRGHMVLGAVFAIVIPWIVAPLSEEEPIAKNPLKVVTYMLRLLVDIVVSNFDVAKRVLQSNKKLKPAFIAVPISFSEPLPLTIFTSSVSLTPGTCSVELSDDRNWLYVHVLHLDDEQELITQIKQRYEAPLKEIFKC, encoded by the coding sequence ATGATAAAAACACAAAAGAAATTTGTTTGGTTCCCTACTCCTTACCACAGTTTATTGTTGTGGTTAGTATGGCAAATCCTTCATGAATTTAGCCGTGGCCATATGGTTTTAGGTGCGGTGTTTGCCATCGTGATCCCTTGGATTGTCGCGCCACTTAGCGAGGAAGAACCGATCGCTAAAAACCCACTTAAAGTTGTGACTTATATGCTGCGCTTACTGGTGGATATTGTGGTATCAAATTTTGATGTTGCTAAACGAGTATTGCAAAGTAATAAAAAGCTTAAGCCCGCTTTTATTGCTGTGCCCATCTCCTTTAGTGAGCCGCTACCCTTAACCATTTTTACCAGCAGCGTGTCACTCACTCCAGGTACCTGCAGTGTAGAGTTGTCTGATGATAGAAATTGGCTTTATGTGCATGTGCTTCATTTAGATGACGAACAAGAACTAATAACACAGATAAAACAGCGCTATGAAGCCCCACTCAAGGAGATTTTTAAATGTTAA